From the genome of Streptomyces puniciscabiei:
CCCATGCCGGTCAGGGCCTCGGCGAGCGGCGTCCGCCAGGTGGTGAACGCGGCGGCCACGGCCTCGCGGGTCGAGCCGTCGGCCGAGGCGCAGTCGATGGTGGCGGCGGCGACCGGACAGCCCCCGACGAAGCCGCGCGCCGCGTACTCGTCGGTCCACTGGGCGACCATCGCCGCGAACAGACCGCTCGGCGTCGGCTCCGCGAGTCCCGCGAGAAAGCGGGCGATCCGCTTGCCCGCATACCGTCCGGCCCAGCCGACCGCCTCGTTGACCAGCTGTTCCTTCCCGCCCGGGAAGTAGTGCTGAAGCGAGCCGCGCGGCGCCCCGGCGTGCGCGGCGACCTCCCGCATGCCGGTCGCGGCGACGCCGTCGCGCCGGATGAGCTGGGCCGCGCTGAAGACCATCCGCTCCCGCGGTCCGTGCCTCGTCTCGCTCATCGCCGCCCTCCCGGTCCTCGTCGCACCCACCCTATGACCGGCGTCATAACCGCCGCTACTATGACAGCGGTCATAGTCGGCAACCTGAGCGAGGGGCGGTCCCCGTGAACGTCGGTTTCATCGGTCTCGGAGTGATGGGCCGCCCCATGGCACAGCGCCTGGTGTCCGCCGGCACTCCCCTCGTGGTCTGGAACCGGACCGCCGAACGCGCCGCACCCCTGCACGCGGCCGGCGCCACGGTCGCCCGGGACCCGGACGAGCTGTTCGCCCGGGCGGACGTGGTGCTGCTGATGCTGGCCGACGAGGCCGCCGTGGACGCCGTCCTCGGCCGGGGCACGCCCGCGCTGGCCGCACGGGTCGCCGGGCGCGTCGTCGTCCACATGGGCACCACCTCCCCCGAGTACTCCCACGCCCTGGAGTCCGACGTCCGCGCCGCCGGCGGCCGGTACGTCGAGGCACCCGTCTCCGGGTCACGGGTGCCGGCGGAGGAGGGCCGGCTGGTGGCGATGCTCGCCGGGGAGGCGGACGCCGTGGAGACCGTGCGGCCGCTGCTCGCGCCGTTGTGCCGGGAGACGTTCGTGTGCGGCCCGGCGCCCGGTGCGCTGCTGATGAAACTGTCCGTGAACCTCTTCCTGATCACCCTGGTGACCGGACTGACGGAGGCCTTCCACTTCGCCGAGCGCCAGGGCCTGGACCGGCGGCTGTTCCTGGACGTCCTCGACGCGGGACCGATGGCCAGCGGCGTCTCCCGGATGAAGGCGCCGAAGCTGTCCGACCGGGACTTCTCGGTGCAGGCGGCCGCGCTGGACGTCCTGAAGAACAACCGGCTCATCGCCGAGGCGGCCCGCAAGGCACACCTGGCCTCACCGCTCCTCGACGTGTGCCACGCCCTGTTCGAGGAGACGGTGACCCAGGGGTACGGCGGCGAGGACATGGTCGCCGTACTGCGGGCGATCGAGACGCGGACCGCCGGGGCGCCGTGACCGGGGACCGGTCAGCGCTTCGGGATGCCGTACACCCGGTCGACGCGCAGCCGCACCACCAGGCGGCGGTCGCGGACCATCGCCGCCCGGTAGTCGTCCCAGTCCGGATGCTCGCCCTGGACGTCCCGGTACAGGCGGATCAGTTCCTCGACGGTGGCGTCGTGCGGGTCCCGGGCGACCGGGGAGAGTTCGGCCGTGCCCTCGGCGACGGTGAAGGCCCAGCGGTCGGCGCTGGTGACGTGGTAGGAGGCGCGGGGGTCGCGGCGCAGGTTGCGGGTCTTGGCGCGGTCATCGGTGACGGAGATGCGGATGACGCGCTCGTCGGGGTAGTAGGCGTGGTTGACGTTGGACAGCTGGGGGCGGCCGTCGCGTTTGAGGGTGACCAGCAGGCCGGCGTTGCCTTCGGAGAGCAGGTCCAGCAGCGCGTCCTGGGCGGGGGCGGAGTCTTCACTCATGACACCGTCAACTCGGCGGAACCGTCCCCGCATTCCCGCACCCGCGGTACTTAGTAGACAGTGTCTACGTCTGCCTGATAGACACGGTCCATGACTGAGTCCGAGATCGGCTTGCGGGAGCGTCTGGTCGACACCGGCGTGGAGCTGCTGGAGGCCGAGGGGCTGCAGGCACTGACCCTGCGCGAGATCGCCCGGCGCGCCGGCGTCTCGCACGGGGCGCCGCGCCGCTACTTCCCCACCCACCTGGAGCTGCTGTCGGCCATCGCCCGCAGGGGCTTCGCCGACCTGGCCGAGCGGGTGAGGGCGACACTCGCACGCGGCCCGGCCGGTCCGCGCCCGCGGGTGGCGGCGCTGGCGCGCACGTATCTGGAGTTCGCGCTCGACAACCCCGGCATGTACGAGCTGATGTTCCGTCACGACCTGCTGGAGAGCGGACACCTGGGGTTGCGGGAGACGAGCCTTCCCCTGTTCCGCGTGTTCGCCGGGCTCGTCGGCGAGGCCCTGCCCGGGGCCGACGCCCGGCGGGTCACGGGCGCCCTGTGGGCCAATCTGCACGGGATCGCCCAGATGTGGCGCTGGCGCAGCCTGCAACTCGCCGTCGGCGACGAGGACTTCGGGCCCCTGCTCGAGGCCGTGCTGCTGGCCCACCTGGGCCCGGAGGGTGGCCGGTGAACCGGCGGTGGACGCTGGCGAGCAGTGTCGCGGGCGCGGTGGCCGTCGCGCTGGACGGTACGGTCCTCACGGTGGCACAGCCCCGTCTGCAGGGGGAGTTGGGGGCGTCGTTCGCCGAGGTGCAGTGGACCAGCACCGCGTATCTCATCGCCGTGGCCGGTCTGCTGGTGTTCGCGGGGCGGCTCGGTGACCGGTACGGGCAGCAGCTGGTCTTCGCGGTCGGCATGCTGGGGTTCGGGGCGGCGTCGGCGGGGATCGGCGGCGCGCCCGGTGTCGGCTGGGTGATCGGGCTGCGGGCCGTGCAGGGGGTGTTCGGGGCGCTGCTGCAGCCGGCGACGCTGGGCATGCTGCGGGCCGCGTACCCGCCGGACCGGCTCGCGCGGCCCCTGGCCCTGCGGACCGCCGCGATCGGGCTGGCCGCGGCAGCGGGGCCGCTGGTGGGCGGGGCGCTGGTGACCGGCCTGGGCTGGCGGGCCGTGTTCTTCGTGAACGTCCTGCCCGCGCTCGTCTTCGGCCTGCCGCCGCTGCTGCGGCCGCAGCGGCCCGCCGCGGGCTCCCGGACTCCGCTGGACGTGCCGGGTGCCGTACTCCTCGCGGTGACCCTCGCCTGCCTGGTGCACTCGCTGACCGCGCGGCCCGCCTCCGCGGCGGGACTCGCCGTCGCCGCGGTCACCGCCGCCGTCCTCGTGCGGCACGAGCGGCGTACGGCGAGCCCGCTGCTGCCGCCCGCGGTCATCGGCTCGCGCGCGGCCGGGGCGGCGCTCGGCGTGCTGGTGGTCGTGTCCGCCGCGTTGTTCGGCACCCTCTTCGTGGCCACCTACCTGCTGCAACGCCGCCTGGGCCTGGACCCCTTGGACAGCTCGCTGCGCAGTCTGCCGCTCGCGGTGCTGATGGTGGCGTCCGCCGCGCTGTGCCCATTGCTGCTGCGCCGCTTCGGGACCCGTGCTACGACGACGGGGGCGACGGCGCTGCTGGCGCTCGGTGTCCTCGTGCTGTCCGGGCTCCGCTCCACGCCCGCGCTGAGCTGCGCGTTCGCCCTGCTGGGCGCGGGTTTCGGGACGGTGATGGTGGCGGCCACCCAGGTGGTCGTACGACAGGCCGAGGTGGCGGTGGCCGGCGTGGCGGGCGGGCTGCAGCAGACGGCGCTGAACATCGGCCCGGCCCTGGGAGTGGCCACGGCGACCGCGCTCATCGGCGCCGGGACCGCGACCGCCCTGCTCAGCCTGGCGGCCGTCGCGGCACTCGGCGTGCCGCTGGCCCGCGCGCTGCCGGGCGCCGACGGCGGCGACGGCGACGACACACTGCCCGGGGCCGACGGCGTCGCGTCGCTCACAAAAACCGCTGATGAACGGGTGCATGGTGGTGTTCCTGGGCGACGATGAGAGCCGGGTGCGTCCGGCGGGCAGCCGGGGGCATCGCGTACGAGCCGACCGGAGGAGAGCGATGGCAGGGCTGCGGCAGGAAGTCGACCCGGACGAGGCGGGGCTGGACGTCAAGGCGCTGGACCGCCTGGACCGGCAGATCGCGCACCATGTCGACGAGGGGCGGCTGCCCGGCTTTCTGGTGGCCGTGTCGCGCCGCGGCCGGGTCGCCCACCTCACCACGTACGGCCTGCGCGATGTCGCGGCCAGGCTGCCGGTCGAGGCGGACACGCTGTGGCGGATCTACTCCATGACCAAGCCGGTCACCGCGGTCGCGGTACTGCTGCTGGTGGAGGAGGGCAGGCTGTCCCTGGACGACCCGCTCGAACGTCATCTGCCGGCGTTCGCCAACCCCCGGGTGTACGACGGCGGTTCGGGAGCGGACCTGCGCACGCGCCCGGCCGCCGGCCCGATCCTGATCCGGCACCTGCTCACCCACACCGCAGGCCTGACCTTCGGTTTCTACCACCAGCACCCCGTCGACGCCCTCTACCGCGCATCCGGCCTGGAGTACTCGGTCCCGCCGGGCGCCGATCTGCCGGAGACGGTGGAGGTGTACGCGCGGATGCCGCTGCAGTTCGACCCGGGCACGCAGTGGAACTACTCGGTGGCATCGAACGTGCTGGGCCGGGTCGTCGAGGTGGTGTCCGGGCAGCCACTGGACGCGTTCTTCGCCGAGCGGATCCTGGGTCCGCTCGGCATGACCGACACCGGCTTCCACATCGCGCCCGAACAGGCGGACAGACTGGCGGAGTTGTACGGGGAGACGGACGAGGGCGGGATCGAGCCGGTGCCGGGGCTGCCGGTGCGCGGCCGGCCGAGGTTCCTGTCCGGCAGCGGCGGCCTGGTCTCCTCGGCGTACGACTTCCACCGGTTCATGGAGATGCTGCGCCGGGGCGGCGAACTGGACGGCGTACGGCTGCTGTCCGCGGACGGCGTCGGCATGATGACCCGCAACCAGCTGCCCGGCGACGCGGTGCTGCGCTCCTTCGGCGCCCCCGCCCACCAGGAGCCCGGCAACGACGGGCTCGGCTTCGGCTTCAACGTGTCGGTGGTGACCGACCCGTCCCGCACCCTGGCCCCCTCCAGCCTGGGCACCTACGGCTGGACCGGCGCGGCCACGACCGCCTTCTGGGTCGACCCGGCCCATGAACTGACGGTCCAGTTCATGACACAGGTTCGCCCGAAGACGCTGAAGATCTTCCCGGAACTGCGGCGGCTGGTGCACGAGGCGCTGACGGACTGAGCGCGACCGCCGGGGCGCCCGCCGCCCATGGGGGAGGCGGCGGACGCCGGTACGGCCGGCCTCAGGAGCCGTGGGCGACGGCGTCCAGATGGGGCAGGATGTGGTCCATCCGCTCCCGCTTGGTCCGCAGATACGTGATGTTGCTCTCGCACGGCTCGATCAGCAGCGGCACCTGCTCGGCGACCTGGATGCCGTGCCGCACCAGCGCCTCCCGCTTGCGCGGGTTGTTGGACATCAGGCGCACCGAGCGCACCCCGAGGTCGTGCAGGATCTGAGCCGCGACGCCGTAGTCACGGGCGTCGACGGGCAGGCCGAGCGCGAGGTTCGCCTCCACCGTGTCCAGGCCCTCCGCCTGCAGCGCCATCGCGCGCAGCTTGGCGAGCAGTCCGATGCCGCGGCCCTCGTGGCCCCGCAAGTAGACGACGATGCCGCTGCCTTCGGCGACGACGGCACGCAGCGCGGACGCCAGCTGGTCGCCGCACTCGCAGTGCCGGGAGCCGAACGCGTCCCCGGTCAGGCATTCGGAGTGCAGCCGCGTCAGCACGTTCTCGGTGCCGATCTCGCCGTACACCAGGGCCACTTGTTCGTCACCGCGGTCGTGGTCCAGGTAGCCGATCGCCTGGAATTTCCCGTACACGGTGGGCAGCGGGGCATTCACGACGCGTTCCGCGCCCGAACGCCGCGGGGACTTCTTGCCGACTACGCCGATGTTGACGCCGGAGTTTTCTGTCATGATCTGATTCCTAAGCAGAGACGAAAGGCCGTGAAAAGATGAGTGGTTCGGGCGCGCGTGCGGCG
Proteins encoded in this window:
- a CDS encoding TetR/AcrR family transcriptional regulator; this encodes MSETRHGPRERMVFSAAQLIRRDGVAATGMREVAAHAGAPRGSLQHYFPGGKEQLVNEAVGWAGRYAGKRIARFLAGLAEPTPSGLFAAMVAQWTDEYAARGFVGGCPVAAATIDCASADGSTREAVAAAFTTWRTPLAEALTGMGVPAARAESLATLMISTLEGAILMARAEQDARPLTTAVRELGPLLDAAVRPGG
- a CDS encoding NAD(P)-dependent oxidoreductase, which translates into the protein MNVGFIGLGVMGRPMAQRLVSAGTPLVVWNRTAERAAPLHAAGATVARDPDELFARADVVLLMLADEAAVDAVLGRGTPALAARVAGRVVVHMGTTSPEYSHALESDVRAAGGRYVEAPVSGSRVPAEEGRLVAMLAGEADAVETVRPLLAPLCRETFVCGPAPGALLMKLSVNLFLITLVTGLTEAFHFAERQGLDRRLFLDVLDAGPMASGVSRMKAPKLSDRDFSVQAAALDVLKNNRLIAEAARKAHLASPLLDVCHALFEETVTQGYGGEDMVAVLRAIETRTAGAP
- a CDS encoding PPOX class F420-dependent oxidoreductase, which codes for MSEDSAPAQDALLDLLSEGNAGLLVTLKRDGRPQLSNVNHAYYPDERVIRISVTDDRAKTRNLRRDPRASYHVTSADRWAFTVAEGTAELSPVARDPHDATVEELIRLYRDVQGEHPDWDDYRAAMVRDRRLVVRLRVDRVYGIPKR
- a CDS encoding TetR/AcrR family transcriptional regulator is translated as MTESEIGLRERLVDTGVELLEAEGLQALTLREIARRAGVSHGAPRRYFPTHLELLSAIARRGFADLAERVRATLARGPAGPRPRVAALARTYLEFALDNPGMYELMFRHDLLESGHLGLRETSLPLFRVFAGLVGEALPGADARRVTGALWANLHGIAQMWRWRSLQLAVGDEDFGPLLEAVLLAHLGPEGGR
- a CDS encoding MFS transporter, with the translated sequence MNRRWTLASSVAGAVAVALDGTVLTVAQPRLQGELGASFAEVQWTSTAYLIAVAGLLVFAGRLGDRYGQQLVFAVGMLGFGAASAGIGGAPGVGWVIGLRAVQGVFGALLQPATLGMLRAAYPPDRLARPLALRTAAIGLAAAAGPLVGGALVTGLGWRAVFFVNVLPALVFGLPPLLRPQRPAAGSRTPLDVPGAVLLAVTLACLVHSLTARPASAAGLAVAAVTAAVLVRHERRTASPLLPPAVIGSRAAGAALGVLVVVSAALFGTLFVATYLLQRRLGLDPLDSSLRSLPLAVLMVASAALCPLLLRRFGTRATTTGATALLALGVLVLSGLRSTPALSCAFALLGAGFGTVMVAATQVVVRQAEVAVAGVAGGLQQTALNIGPALGVATATALIGAGTATALLSLAAVAALGVPLARALPGADGGDGDDTLPGADGVASLTKTADERVHGGVPGRR
- a CDS encoding serine hydrolase domain-containing protein, which encodes MAGLRQEVDPDEAGLDVKALDRLDRQIAHHVDEGRLPGFLVAVSRRGRVAHLTTYGLRDVAARLPVEADTLWRIYSMTKPVTAVAVLLLVEEGRLSLDDPLERHLPAFANPRVYDGGSGADLRTRPAAGPILIRHLLTHTAGLTFGFYHQHPVDALYRASGLEYSVPPGADLPETVEVYARMPLQFDPGTQWNYSVASNVLGRVVEVVSGQPLDAFFAERILGPLGMTDTGFHIAPEQADRLAELYGETDEGGIEPVPGLPVRGRPRFLSGSGGLVSSAYDFHRFMEMLRRGGELDGVRLLSADGVGMMTRNQLPGDAVLRSFGAPAHQEPGNDGLGFGFNVSVVTDPSRTLAPSSLGTYGWTGAATTAFWVDPAHELTVQFMTQVRPKTLKIFPELRRLVHEALTD
- the ribA gene encoding GTP cyclohydrolase II, with the translated sequence MTENSGVNIGVVGKKSPRRSGAERVVNAPLPTVYGKFQAIGYLDHDRGDEQVALVYGEIGTENVLTRLHSECLTGDAFGSRHCECGDQLASALRAVVAEGSGIVVYLRGHEGRGIGLLAKLRAMALQAEGLDTVEANLALGLPVDARDYGVAAQILHDLGVRSVRLMSNNPRKREALVRHGIQVAEQVPLLIEPCESNITYLRTKRERMDHILPHLDAVAHGS